The Candidatus Obscuribacter sp. genome has a segment encoding these proteins:
- a CDS encoding aspartyl protease family protein encodes MFIIAPRPVTLSTRPARVRLFAWTVSLMACATILPGSAIAPWLSDKPLLGLGVEAKSSDTSKKDKKDKSVKQSPVKVGHFTQNAEARALGEKILEAFGGFDQYKAFNDRPCRASGQVIQTSGLSGVNNTFDCDLIIKREKEKITITLLGQPLTTVYDGKDCWTQQGNSVLPADGITAKRIEEDIQHGLLLVEAVRNPETRLEIGKSVEIEGKACDTLLIYAPDGIPTSFYADKASHLVLGSSYPGVDLEQGMRVDKTYHYFDYRDIEGTRQPFKVVEYSGNKKVSETVINKVAVDDSITDAMFTMPKEKLPVRLSAGAVTIPFEYVSNEIMIKAKVNGNVELKFILDTGATQSILDRTKIKDVLPQLLVDATANGADKNAISMTTGSGSIQATAVNLKTLSLGDMVLNDVPVAVTDLSSFDQLQKDRPAGLIGANILKRFLVTVDYENQRVTFDDPNKSEIPEGATVVKTKPSLGMSGLAVEGTFDGKQNISFLIDTGAAFNNISETKVKNLVPNPLYKVGMLKGLDGKSVETGSARFDHLDIGKLRLDHPVFSVAPGGASERTPAGIISATDLAIIGNPLLSRYKVTFDYRNQRLILTQSAAQKALTDYQAKISALRLELVKGKNVNQVINELKTMVESAHSHDMPAAEAILRSELALALCQKNGGDFSPAYLFRPINAQTLLGEKRVDGDLRPNPNPKQKGDKLARDTDKPVPPVNDTSSPAMLEDSEGQLLQAYGLAERCRDKTVQARVLGTWGYLYASQNPTLDYLNSAKQKIGKAVSLAPTDADVLASSGYFLSRLESVKAAPRKNIASAAINSIKAEPLKGDYGDGIKYSASAAGLSSKKLQLKSASDATRADAKEAGQHAKDSRKEAPHEPIGVVRKGKTVIPIRSLDELGRWLVDQIVDQAIMIDPANWLALLTKLDRVKAQGNNEEAKIIQAQLKHYYPGVNISTLLK; translated from the coding sequence GTGTTTATAATTGCCCCTCGCCCAGTTACTTTGTCCACAAGACCAGCTCGAGTCAGGCTTTTTGCCTGGACTGTGTCCCTGATGGCTTGTGCCACGATTTTGCCTGGCTCGGCAATTGCCCCCTGGCTCTCGGATAAGCCCTTACTCGGCTTGGGAGTTGAGGCTAAGAGTAGCGACACCTCTAAAAAAGACAAAAAAGACAAGAGTGTCAAACAAAGTCCAGTCAAAGTCGGACATTTTACGCAAAACGCAGAGGCCCGCGCCCTGGGCGAAAAAATCCTGGAAGCCTTTGGCGGCTTTGACCAATATAAAGCATTTAACGATAGACCTTGCCGTGCATCGGGCCAGGTCATTCAGACCTCAGGACTATCTGGAGTCAATAATACTTTTGACTGTGATCTGATCATCAAAAGAGAAAAAGAAAAGATCACAATAACCTTGCTTGGACAGCCTCTCACCACTGTTTACGATGGTAAAGATTGCTGGACACAGCAAGGTAATTCGGTGTTGCCAGCTGACGGTATCACTGCTAAACGTATCGAAGAAGACATACAGCACGGGCTTTTGCTCGTCGAAGCAGTGCGTAATCCAGAGACCCGACTGGAGATTGGTAAGTCAGTGGAGATTGAGGGTAAAGCCTGCGATACGCTCCTTATCTACGCTCCCGATGGCATACCGACCAGTTTTTATGCCGACAAAGCGAGCCACCTGGTGCTCGGTAGCTCCTATCCCGGTGTCGACCTGGAGCAGGGCATGCGTGTCGACAAGACTTATCACTACTTTGATTATCGCGACATCGAGGGCACCAGACAGCCATTTAAAGTGGTTGAGTACAGTGGCAATAAAAAAGTATCAGAGACAGTCATCAATAAGGTGGCAGTGGATGACAGCATCACAGATGCCATGTTTACAATGCCCAAAGAAAAACTGCCAGTCAGACTGAGCGCTGGGGCAGTAACTATCCCCTTTGAATATGTCTCTAACGAGATTATGATCAAAGCCAAAGTCAACGGCAATGTCGAGCTAAAGTTTATCCTTGATACGGGTGCCACTCAGTCTATTCTCGATCGTACCAAGATCAAAGATGTGCTGCCGCAGCTCCTCGTAGACGCCACTGCCAACGGTGCGGATAAAAACGCTATCTCGATGACTACTGGCTCTGGCTCTATCCAGGCCACAGCTGTCAATCTTAAGACTCTCAGCCTTGGCGATATGGTTTTAAATGATGTGCCAGTAGCTGTGACTGATTTGTCTAGCTTTGATCAATTACAAAAAGACCGTCCAGCCGGACTTATTGGCGCCAATATTTTAAAGAGATTTCTTGTCACAGTCGACTACGAAAACCAACGAGTCACATTTGACGATCCCAACAAAAGTGAAATACCCGAAGGTGCTACTGTAGTCAAAACCAAACCCAGTCTCGGTATGTCTGGATTGGCAGTGGAAGGCACTTTTGATGGCAAACAAAACATTTCATTTTTGATTGACACTGGTGCTGCCTTTAACAATATTTCCGAAACCAAAGTCAAAAACCTTGTACCCAACCCGCTCTATAAAGTGGGCATGCTCAAAGGTCTGGATGGTAAATCAGTCGAGACAGGATCGGCAAGATTTGATCATCTCGATATCGGCAAGCTGCGCCTCGATCACCCTGTATTTAGTGTGGCTCCAGGCGGTGCCTCTGAGCGCACTCCTGCTGGTATCATCAGCGCAACTGATCTGGCTATTATCGGTAATCCGCTTTTGAGCCGCTACAAAGTCACTTTTGACTACCGCAATCAACGTCTGATTTTGACTCAAAGTGCTGCCCAAAAGGCACTCACAGACTATCAAGCCAAAATAAGTGCGCTGCGTCTGGAGTTGGTTAAAGGCAAAAATGTCAATCAAGTAATAAACGAGCTAAAGACTATGGTTGAGTCCGCTCATAGTCATGACATGCCTGCTGCCGAAGCGATTTTGCGCAGTGAGCTGGCGCTTGCACTGTGTCAAAAAAATGGTGGTGATTTTAGCCCAGCTTATCTTTTTAGACCAATCAATGCTCAGACTCTGCTTGGCGAGAAGAGAGTCGATGGTGATTTAAGACCCAATCCTAACCCCAAACAAAAGGGCGATAAGCTAGCTAGAGACACAGATAAGCCTGTGCCGCCAGTAAACGACACTAGCTCTCCAGCTATGCTCGAAGACTCAGAAGGACAGCTTTTGCAGGCATATGGACTGGCTGAGCGCTGCCGGGACAAGACGGTCCAGGCGCGAGTACTCGGTACCTGGGGTTATCTCTACGCCAGCCAAAATCCCACACTGGATTATCTCAATAGTGCCAAACAAAAGATCGGTAAGGCGGTGTCACTGGCTCCCACCGATGCTGACGTGCTGGCTTCTAGTGGATACTTTTTGTCTCGTCTGGAGTCAGTCAAAGCAGCTCCCCGCAAAAATATCGCCTCTGCTGCCATTAACAGTATTAAGGCCGAGCCGCTCAAAGGTGATTATGGCGATGGTATCAAATACAGTGCCAGTGCTGCCGGTCTTAGCAGTAAAAAACTGCAACTAAAATCAGCTAGCGATGCTACACGCGCCGATGCCAAGGAAGCAGGACAGCATGCTAAAGACAGCCGCAAAGAAGCTCCTCATGAGCCAATTGGTGTAGTGCGTAAAGGTAAAACAGTAATACCGATACGCAGTCTCGATGAGCTTGGCAGATGGCTGGTGGATCAAATCGTCGATCAGGCGATTATGATCGATCCTGCTAACTGGCTAGCCCTCTTAACCAAGCTCGATAGAGTCAAGGCTCAGGGCAATAACGAAGAAGCAAAAATCATCCAGGCTCAACTCAAGCATTATTATCCTGGTGTCAATATTTCGACCTTGCTCAAATAG
- the rsgA gene encoding ribosome small subunit-dependent GTPase A, with protein MIPDNFLTLVGAPYICARVVAQDRNSYRIITTGGEFIAELSGSLRYQTEDPSMLPVVGDYVEVSFTNDAATIRAVLPRQNLFSRRGVFRSHTMQAIAANIDRLFIVMAVGGDFNPRRLERYLVAAKAYDVPCAVVLNKIDLASDPDNYVLGAQAVADDLPVLAVSALTRAHIDSFAPFCGHGRTIAFVGASGVGKSTLINILLDQDILSVSYVRQSDERGRHTTTRRRLLYLPNGTALVDTPGMREFGLADATEGISQAFSDVASLASGCRFRDCQHVSEPGCAVRDAVDQDRLQNWRKLGREAAFEARKTDRLLAENERKKWRAIHKEAKQRRKP; from the coding sequence ATGATTCCAGACAATTTTTTGACGCTCGTAGGAGCGCCATATATCTGTGCACGCGTAGTTGCACAGGATCGTAATTCATATCGCATCATCACCACTGGTGGTGAATTTATTGCTGAGCTATCAGGCAGCCTGCGTTATCAAACTGAGGACCCATCAATGTTGCCTGTGGTTGGAGACTATGTGGAGGTTAGTTTTACAAACGACGCGGCGACAATCAGAGCAGTTTTGCCAAGACAAAATTTGTTTTCGCGGCGGGGCGTTTTTCGCTCACACACGATGCAAGCCATTGCCGCAAACATAGACAGGCTCTTTATTGTTATGGCTGTGGGGGGCGACTTTAATCCTCGCCGCCTGGAGCGTTATCTAGTAGCAGCAAAAGCTTACGATGTGCCTTGCGCAGTGGTCCTAAACAAAATCGATCTGGCTAGCGATCCAGATAATTATGTACTGGGTGCACAGGCTGTGGCAGACGATCTACCGGTACTAGCAGTATCAGCACTGACAAGAGCGCATATTGATAGCTTTGCTCCATTTTGTGGACATGGGCGCACCATAGCCTTTGTCGGCGCAAGCGGAGTGGGTAAGTCCACTTTGATTAATATATTGCTAGATCAAGACATACTCTCTGTATCGTATGTCAGGCAGAGTGATGAGAGAGGTAGGCACACCACCACCAGGAGGCGCCTGCTCTATTTGCCCAATGGCACGGCCTTAGTAGATACTCCGGGGATGCGCGAATTTGGTCTTGCTGATGCTACAGAGGGTATCTCGCAGGCTTTTAGTGATGTGGCTAGTCTTGCTTCTGGCTGTCGCTTCCGCGATTGCCAGCATGTTAGTGAGCCTGGATGTGCTGTGCGAGACGCTGTTGATCAAGACCGTTTGCAAAATTGGCGCAAATTAGGTCGTGAGGCGGCCTTTGAGGCGCGCAAAACAGATCGACTACTAGCCGAAAACGAGCGCAAAAAATGGCGAGCAATACATAAGGAGGCTAAGCAAAGAAGAAAACCTTAG
- a CDS encoding pantoate--beta-alanine ligase, which produces MQKPQVVESIKELAQWRLAQNSQWGHGACPTKGKASPRIGFVPTMGALHAGHLELVKRAKADCDIVVVSIFVNPFQFAPHEDFGKYPRTFESDLELLTSVGADLVFYPQESEIYPHGRENIISVVPATPLNDTLEGAIRPTFFRGVATVVLKLFNLVEPHVSFFGEKDYQQLQVIKALVEDLNVPVEIVGVPTVRESDGLAMSSRNAYLNAEQRIIATDLHKALNQVKDSYESGNIDVQEAIDKASQTIARERGWDLQYLKVCDGATLKPLTEFVRPFVVVVAAKLGEVRLIDNLVVR; this is translated from the coding sequence ATGCAAAAGCCACAAGTGGTAGAAAGCATCAAAGAACTGGCACAGTGGCGGCTTGCCCAAAACTCGCAATGGGGCCACGGCGCTTGCCCAACAAAAGGCAAAGCCTCACCACGCATTGGTTTTGTCCCAACCATGGGCGCTTTACATGCAGGTCACCTGGAGCTGGTCAAACGTGCAAAAGCCGACTGCGACATCGTTGTAGTCTCGATATTTGTTAATCCTTTTCAATTTGCGCCGCACGAAGACTTTGGCAAGTATCCCCGCACCTTTGAGAGTGACCTGGAGCTATTGACCTCAGTAGGCGCTGACCTGGTCTTTTATCCCCAGGAGTCCGAAATCTACCCCCACGGTCGCGAAAATATCATCTCGGTGGTGCCAGCAACCCCGCTCAATGACACCCTCGAAGGCGCCATCCGCCCCACGTTTTTTAGAGGCGTAGCCACAGTCGTCCTCAAACTCTTTAACCTGGTAGAGCCCCACGTCTCATTTTTTGGCGAAAAAGACTATCAGCAATTGCAAGTGATTAAGGCACTGGTAGAGGATCTCAATGTGCCTGTAGAGATTGTCGGTGTGCCTACAGTGAGAGAAAGCGACGGACTAGCGATGAGCTCACGCAATGCTTATCTCAATGCCGAGCAACGCATCATCGCCACTGACTTGCACAAAGCACTTAACCAGGTAAAAGACAGCTACGAAAGCGGCAACATTGATGTGCAAGAAGCAATAGATAAAGCAAGCCAGACTATTGCCCGTGAGCGAGGATGGGACTTGCAATATCTAAAAGTTTGCGACGGCGCAACTCTCAAGCCACTGACTGAGTTTGTCCGCCCATTTGTCGTGGTGGTAGCGGCCAAACTCGGCGAAGTGCGGCTGATAGACAATCTGGTAGTGCGCTAA
- a CDS encoding dephospho-CoA kinase: MTTNKSGKPVYVIGLTGSIGSGKSAVGKMLEEMGVAVFDTDHMTHYLLNTPGPVYRQVIERFGADLVSGPEQPINRPKLGAIVFNDAKARADLEAIIHPAIAKLKNERIAQSEGLVAFLVPLLFETNSQCQYDEVWTVVVSPEVQMARLRVRDKRPDAEIAKRIAAQMPQDKKAAMSQVVIDNSADLDTTRNLVIAAHAGAVGRMRSKHGADAPVVVATPADAAVPAVDTTDTATAVPAVDATDTAAAVPAVDTTDTAAAKPADSVAAAPADAAPAADAPVVVAAPAAHSAPRHRPAPATAEEIAAREKHYKGVLRDFGHLATDEALNRIGDVALTSGKEARASMTMVVSAADGNATKPAAKAADNKPVTDGGADTATSGSATSPDGDAGKPAPTQERELRVEVLMSVRNRPGVDEPAPPTPPANPPAPPAPPPAPEHKHGGFWRNHTALVIAFMAFLAFLVAMVVLYGWHKPDTITVTPPAVTVTTPAVTVNPPAVNVTVGGPTVTVNSPPATTVVVEQAPVAVDPCPVDCGKAPVVVPKPVPTLEPVQPQIVPEYVPGATPCRIGNPQLGEAPAFAARFLHPDIRWAAARWTIAASCHGTVVEGFDKTGRIVVHQEFGSYLAFVGQTTYTYLPDGRVQVDRFDGNNNFIGRTYQYR; this comes from the coding sequence ATGACAACCAATAAATCGGGTAAACCCGTCTACGTCATCGGACTTACGGGCAGCATTGGCTCCGGCAAATCCGCCGTGGGCAAAATGCTTGAGGAAATGGGAGTGGCGGTGTTTGACACCGACCACATGACCCATTACCTCCTCAACACCCCTGGTCCCGTTTATCGTCAAGTTATCGAGCGCTTTGGTGCTGACCTGGTCTCTGGACCGGAGCAGCCCATCAACCGCCCCAAGCTTGGCGCCATTGTCTTCAACGACGCCAAGGCTCGCGCTGACCTGGAAGCAATCATCCATCCAGCCATCGCCAAGCTCAAGAACGAGCGCATCGCTCAATCTGAAGGGCTCGTTGCTTTCCTCGTACCGCTGCTCTTTGAGACCAACTCACAGTGTCAGTATGACGAGGTCTGGACTGTCGTCGTCAGTCCCGAGGTCCAGATGGCGCGTCTGCGCGTGCGCGACAAGCGCCCCGATGCAGAAATCGCCAAGCGCATCGCTGCTCAGATGCCTCAGGACAAAAAGGCTGCGATGTCGCAGGTCGTCATCGACAACTCTGCCGACCTGGATACCACCCGCAACCTCGTCATCGCCGCTCATGCTGGCGCTGTCGGACGGATGCGGTCCAAGCACGGTGCTGATGCACCGGTGGTGGTCGCTACTCCGGCGGATGCTGCTGTGCCTGCCGTTGACACGACTGACACGGCTACCGCTGTGCCTGCCGTTGATGCGACTGACACGGCTGCCGCTGTGCCTGCCGTTGATACGACTGACACGGCCGCCGCCAAACCTGCCGACAGTGTCGCTGCCGCACCCGCTGACGCTGCTCCCGCAGCTGATGCGCCGGTGGTGGTCGCTGCTCCGGCAGCACACTCTGCTCCCAGACACCGCCCTGCTCCGGCTACTGCCGAAGAAATCGCCGCTCGCGAGAAGCACTACAAAGGCGTGCTGCGTGACTTCGGTCATCTGGCTACCGATGAGGCGCTCAATCGTATCGGCGATGTGGCTTTGACCAGCGGCAAGGAAGCTCGCGCTTCCATGACCATGGTGGTCAGTGCGGCTGACGGCAATGCTACCAAGCCTGCCGCCAAAGCCGCGGACAACAAGCCTGTCACCGACGGCGGTGCAGATACTGCAACGTCTGGCTCCGCCACTTCGCCCGATGGTGATGCTGGCAAGCCGGCCCCAACCCAAGAGCGCGAGCTGCGCGTGGAGGTCCTCATGTCTGTACGCAACCGTCCTGGTGTGGATGAGCCTGCTCCTCCCACCCCGCCTGCCAATCCGCCCGCTCCTCCGGCGCCGCCCCCGGCTCCTGAGCACAAGCATGGCGGCTTCTGGCGCAACCACACGGCTCTGGTCATCGCCTTCATGGCGTTCCTGGCCTTCCTGGTGGCGATGGTGGTGCTCTACGGCTGGCACAAGCCTGACACCATCACTGTCACGCCTCCGGCTGTGACGGTGACCACCCCGGCTGTAACCGTCAACCCGCCTGCTGTCAACGTCACTGTTGGCGGCCCCACTGTCACCGTCAACTCTCCTCCCGCCACGACCGTGGTGGTGGAGCAGGCTCCGGTGGCTGTGGACCCCTGCCCGGTCGATTGCGGCAAGGCTCCCGTGGTGGTACCAAAGCCGGTGCCCACGCTAGAGCCTGTGCAGCCGCAGATTGTCCCTGAGTACGTGCCCGGTGCGACTCCGTGTCGTATCGGCAACCCTCAGTTGGGCGAAGCGCCTGCTTTTGCTGCCCGCTTCTTGCATCCCGATATCCGCTGGGCTGCTGCCCGCTGGACCATCGCTGCAAGTTGCCACGGCACTGTCGTCGAAGGATTCGACAAAACCGGCCGAATCGTGGTGCACCAGGAGTTCGGCTCTTACCTGGCCTTCGTTGGACAGACCACCTACACGTACCTGCCTGACGGGCGGGTGCAGGTGGACCGCTTCGACGGCAACAACAACTTTATTGGCCGTACCTACCAGTACCGCTGA
- a CDS encoding OsmC family protein, which produces MTQATSTLVAGTNYKVDISAGGYTLVSDQAASVGGTATGPTPKELLLAAIGACTVQTLMMVAPSKKWDIKTLSVKVVHSEVPDPNDASKKIALIEEIIEVSGNLSQSELDAIERTAGRCPVLKLVEGPKLVSKKAVKV; this is translated from the coding sequence GTGACACAAGCCACATCAACACTTGTCGCCGGCACCAACTACAAAGTTGACATTAGTGCCGGTGGCTACACCCTGGTCAGTGACCAGGCTGCCAGCGTCGGTGGTACCGCCACCGGTCCCACTCCCAAAGAGCTTTTGCTTGCTGCCATCGGAGCCTGCACTGTGCAGACTCTGATGATGGTGGCGCCGAGCAAGAAGTGGGACATCAAGACGTTGTCGGTCAAGGTCGTGCACTCCGAAGTGCCTGACCCCAACGATGCCAGCAAAAAGATTGCCCTGATCGAAGAGATCATCGAGGTCTCGGGCAATCTGAGCCAGAGCGAACTGGACGCCATCGAGCGTACAGCCGGTCGCTGCCCTGTGCTCAAGCTGGTGGAAGGACCCAAGCTCGTCAGCAAAAAGGCCGTCAAGGTCTGA